The Erythrolamprus reginae isolate rEryReg1 chromosome 5, rEryReg1.hap1, whole genome shotgun sequence genome window below encodes:
- the TLX1 gene encoding T-cell leukemia homeobox protein 1 isoform X2 yields the protein MDHLGAHHLHPSHAEPISFGIDQILNNPDQGSCMISNARLQDAADYGLGGCVVSSAYNPMSGHYGPGPGGGGSSSAGGYGNGGACSMASLAGSYNLNVGAMNGANLNAAGGGGVIRVPAHRPMAGGVPQPLPTAVPTMNNLTGLTFPWMESNRRYTKDRFTGHPYQNRTPPKKKKPRTSFTRLQICELEKRFHRQKYLASAERAALAKALKMTDAQVKTWFQNRRTKWRRQTAEEREAERQQANRILMQLQQEAFQKTINQPIQADPICVHNSSLFALQNLQPWSDDTSKITSVTSVASSCE from the exons ATGGATCACTTAGGGGCGCACCACCTCCACCCGAGCCACGCCGAGCCCATTAGCTTCGGCATCGACCAGATCCTCAACAACCCGGACCAAGGCAGCTGCATGATCTCCAACGCGCGGCTCCAGGACGCGGCGGACTACGGCCTGGGAGGATGCGTGGTGAGCAGCGCCTACAACCCCATGAGCGGCCACTACGGCCCGGGCCCCGGCGGTGGAGGGTCCTCCTCCGCCGGGGGCTACGGCAACGGCGGCGCCTGCAGCATGGCTTCGCTGGCGGGCTCCTACAACCTCAACGTCGGGGCCATGAACGGAGCTAACCTCAACGCGGCCGGAGGCGGCGGCGTGATCCGGGTGCCGGCGCACCGACCCATGGCCGGCGGGGTCCCCCAGCCGCTCCCCACGGCCGTGCCCACCATGAACAATCTGACGGGCCTGACCTTCCCCTGGATGGAGAGCAACAGGCGCTACACCAAGGACCGCTTCACGG GTCACCCCTACCAGAACCGGACGCCCCCCAAGAAGAAGAAACCACGCACCTCCTTCACCCGTCTGCAGATCTGTGAACTGGAAAAGCGGTTCCACCGACAGAAGTACCTGGCCTCAGCCGAGAGGGCGGCTTTAGCCAAGGCTCTGAAAATGACTGATGCCCAAGTCAAGACCTGGTTCCAGAACCGGAGAACAAAATGGAG GCGGCAAACTGCAGAAGAACGGGAAGCAGAGCGGCAGCAAGCCAACCGCATCCTCATGCAGCTCCAGCAAGAGGCCTTCCAGAAAACCATCAATCAGCCCATCCAAGCAGACCCCATCTGTGTTCACAACTCCTCCCTCTTTGCCCTCCAGAACCTTCAGCCATGGTCAGATGACACTTCCAAGATCACCAGCGTTACATCTGTGGCCTCTTCCTGTGAGTGA
- the TLX1 gene encoding T-cell leukemia homeobox protein 1 isoform X1 → MDHLGAHHLHPSHAEPISFGIDQILNNPDQGSCMISNARLQDAADYGLGGCVVSSAYNPMSGHYGPGPGGGGSSSAGGYGNGGACSMASLAGSYNLNVGAMNGANLNAAGGGGVIRVPAHRPMAGGVPQPLPTAVPTMNNLTGLTFPWMESNRRYTKDRFTVALSPFTVTRRIGHPYQNRTPPKKKKPRTSFTRLQICELEKRFHRQKYLASAERAALAKALKMTDAQVKTWFQNRRTKWRRQTAEEREAERQQANRILMQLQQEAFQKTINQPIQADPICVHNSSLFALQNLQPWSDDTSKITSVTSVASSCE, encoded by the exons ATGGATCACTTAGGGGCGCACCACCTCCACCCGAGCCACGCCGAGCCCATTAGCTTCGGCATCGACCAGATCCTCAACAACCCGGACCAAGGCAGCTGCATGATCTCCAACGCGCGGCTCCAGGACGCGGCGGACTACGGCCTGGGAGGATGCGTGGTGAGCAGCGCCTACAACCCCATGAGCGGCCACTACGGCCCGGGCCCCGGCGGTGGAGGGTCCTCCTCCGCCGGGGGCTACGGCAACGGCGGCGCCTGCAGCATGGCTTCGCTGGCGGGCTCCTACAACCTCAACGTCGGGGCCATGAACGGAGCTAACCTCAACGCGGCCGGAGGCGGCGGCGTGATCCGGGTGCCGGCGCACCGACCCATGGCCGGCGGGGTCCCCCAGCCGCTCCCCACGGCCGTGCCCACCATGAACAATCTGACGGGCCTGACCTTCCCCTGGATGGAGAGCAACAGGCGCTACACCAAGGACCGCTTCACGG TGGCCCTCTCACCGTTCACTGTAACACGCCGTATAGGTCACCCCTACCAGAACCGGACGCCCCCCAAGAAGAAGAAACCACGCACCTCCTTCACCCGTCTGCAGATCTGTGAACTGGAAAAGCGGTTCCACCGACAGAAGTACCTGGCCTCAGCCGAGAGGGCGGCTTTAGCCAAGGCTCTGAAAATGACTGATGCCCAAGTCAAGACCTGGTTCCAGAACCGGAGAACAAAATGGAG GCGGCAAACTGCAGAAGAACGGGAAGCAGAGCGGCAGCAAGCCAACCGCATCCTCATGCAGCTCCAGCAAGAGGCCTTCCAGAAAACCATCAATCAGCCCATCCAAGCAGACCCCATCTGTGTTCACAACTCCTCCCTCTTTGCCCTCCAGAACCTTCAGCCATGGTCAGATGACACTTCCAAGATCACCAGCGTTACATCTGTGGCCTCTTCCTGTGAGTGA